A genomic region of Denticeps clupeoides chromosome 17, fDenClu1.1, whole genome shotgun sequence contains the following coding sequences:
- the sec11a gene encoding signal peptidase complex catalytic subunit SEC11A, producing MLSFDFLDDVRRMNKRQLYYQVLNFGMIVSSALMIWKGLMVVTGSESPIVVVLSGSMEPAFHRGDLLFLTNRVEDPIRVGEIVVFRIEGREIPIVHRVLKIHEKDNGDIKFLTKGDNNAVDDRGLYKQGQHWLEKKDVVGRARGFVPYIGIVTILMNDYPKFKYAVLCLLGLFVLVHRE from the exons ATGTTGTCTTTTGACTTTCTTGACGATGTTCGACGAATGAATAAGCGGCAG CTGTACTACCAAGTGCTGAATTTTGGTATGATCGTGTCTTCAGCCTTGATGATCTGGAAAGGTCTGATGGTTGTGACTGGGAGTGAGAGTCCTATTGTTGTGGTGCTCAG TGGAAGCATGGAGCCTGCGTTTCACAGAGGAGATCTTCTGTTTCTGACTAATCGAGTGGAGGACCCGATTAGAGTTGGAGAAATTGTGGTCTTCAGAATCGAGGGAAGAGAAATCCCCATTGTTCATCGAGTGTTAAAAATACACGAGAA AGACAATGGAGACATTAAATTCTTAACCAAGGGAGACAACAATGCTGTGGATGACAGAGGCTTGTATAAGCAAGGACAGCACTGGCTGGAAAAGAAAGATGTAGTGGGCCGAGCTCGAGG GTTTGTGCCTTACATTGGGATCGTCACAATTCTGATGAACGATTACCCTAAGTTCAAG TATGCTGTTCTGTGTTTGCTGGGCCTCTTTGTGTTGGTTCATCGAGAGTGA
- the nmba gene encoding neuromedin Ba — protein sequence MAMGTVNRICKLGFLFTLMCTYLTSTSSVSLDLTELRNKISKIKLNPRGNLWATGHFMGKKSIVEDAADGLGADADPDTDPDLRELIAEEVLRTALQAQLRDAQSPEQDADLFLRLLRGYTGRSTK from the exons ATGGCGATGGGGACGGTGAACAGGATCTGCAAGCTGGGATTCCTCTTCACTTTGATGTGCACGTACCTGACCTCGACTTCTTCAGTAAGTTTAGATCTGACCGAACTAAGGAACAAAATCTCAAAAATCAAACTAAATCCGAGAGGGAATCTGTGGGCGACAG GGCACTTTATGGGGAAAAAGAGCATCGTGGAGGACGCGGCGGACGGGCTGGGGGCGGACGCGGACCCCGACACCGACCCCGACCTGCGGGAGCTGATCGCCGAGGAGGTGCTGAGGACCGCGCTGCAGGCGCAGCTCCGAGACGCGCAGAGTCCCGAACAG GACGCGGACTTGTTCCTCAGACTCCTGCGCGGCTACACGGGCAGAAGCACCAAGTGA
- the kti12 gene encoding protein KTI12 homolog, producing the protein MPLVVMCGFPCSGKSSRAQELRDRFVQSSQRKVHLVGDAESGAAKNSVYADSQSEKNLRGAQKAEVERRVNKDDIVILDSMNYIKGYRYELFCLIKHAQTPHCLVYCLTSPEESSTWNKSRDAGAQYTQEIIDALILRFEAPDSRNRWDSPLFTLQKDDALPFEAISDALFKRKAPPPNQSTQSQPLSSSNFLYELDKVTQEVLMAVFDSQKTGVPGDLIAVPGATEKIEATRDLNMAELRKLRRQFISYTKMHPTENIGQIANMFVQYLNKSMH; encoded by the exons ATGCCGCTGGTCGTCATGTGCGGCTTCCCGTGCAGCGGGAAGAGCAGCAGGGCGCAGGAGCTGCGGGACCGATTCGTCCAGAGTTCGCAGAGGAAGGTGCACCTGGTCGGAGACGCGGAGTCGGGCGCCGCCAAGAACTCGGTGTACGCAG ATTCCCAGAGTGAGAAGAACCTGAGAGGTGCCCAGAAAGCTGAAGTAGAGAG GAGAGTCAACAAAGATGACATAGTTATTCTGGATTCAATGAATTACATCAAAG gGTACAGATATGAACTCTTTTGTCTcatcaaacacgcacaaacgcCTCACTGCCTG GTTTACTGCTTGACGTCACCTGAAGAAAGCTCGACGTGGAACAAGAGCAGGGACGCCGGGGCTCAGTATACACAAGAAAT AATTGATGCCCTCATTCTGAGATTTGAAGCTCCGGACTCTAGGAACAGATGGGATAGTCCGCTTTTCACTCTTCAGAAAGATGATGCACTTCCATTTGAGGCCATTTCTGATGCGCTTTTTAAACGAAAAGCCCCACCTCCTAACCAGTCCACTCAAAGT CAACCTCTGTCATCCTCCAACTTCCTGTATGAGCTTGACAAAGTCACCCAGGAAGTTTTgatg GCCGTGTTTGACTCACAGAAGACGGGAGTCCCTGGAGATCTCATTGCAGTTCCTGGAGCTACAGAAAAG ATAGAGGCCACCAGAGATCTGAATATGGCAGAGCTGAGGAAGCTTCGTCGCCAGTTCATCAGTTACACAAAAATGCACCCGACTGAGAACATTGGACAAATAGCAAATATGTTTGTACAGTATCTTAACAAGAGCATGCACTGA
- the ch25hl1.1 gene encoding LOW QUALITY PROTEIN: cholesterol 25-hydroxylase-like protein 1, member 1 (The sequence of the model RefSeq protein was modified relative to this genomic sequence to represent the inferred CDS: inserted 2 bases in 1 codon), with amino-acid sequence MWNSSEASLQLPVSGQSERVLQPMWDHLVFHYYPLVSSPFFPVLLSFASYLVFSAPXGENMPAFHNYKIQGERHPTMPMMLKSLGMAIYNHVVFVTPGVLLLHILVPAPNLPALAPTVWEVFSGSVGLLLIFDTQYFFWHMIHHKNVHLYKWVHAIHHEYVSPFSWSTQHLSIFELVTLGFWSHLDPILFKSHPLTTWILTIFSIWMSVENHIGYNLPWTLNYLVPFGLLGGAPAHDIHHQKPSRNFAPFFTHWDRILGTATTLEQTEKMSNSEKKTKLKWSNM; translated from the exons ATGTGGAACAGCAGTGAAGCTTCGCTGCAGCTTCCCGTCAGCGGGCAGTCGGAGAGGGTCCTCCAGCCAATGTGGGACCACCTGGTCTTCCACTACTACCCGCTGGTCTCCTCACCTTTCTTCCCAGTCCTCCTCAGCTTTGCCAGCTACTTGGTCTTTAGTGCTCC GGGAGAAAACATGCCGGCCTTTCACAACTACAAGATACAAGGTGAGCGGCATCCCACCATGCCGATGATGCTGAAGAGCCTGGGGATGGCCATATACAACCATGTTGTCTTTGTGACACCGGGGGTGTTGCTGCTTCACATCCTCGTGCCTGCTCCTAATCTGCCTGCATTGGCCCCAACTGTCTGGGAGGTCTTCAGTGGCAGCGTGGGCTTGCTGCTGATCTTCGACACGCAGTACTTCTTCTGGCACATGATTCACCACAAGAATGTCCATCTTTACAAGTGGGTTCATGCCATTCACCACGAGTATGTCTCACCTTTCTCCTGGTCCACCCAGCACCTGAGCATCTTTGAGCTGGTCACTTTGGGATTCTGGAGCCATCTGGACCCAATCCTGTTCAAAAGTCACCCCTTAACCACATGGATCCTCACCATCTTCAGCATCTGGATGTCTGTGGAGAATCACATTGGCTACAACTTGCCCTGGACCCTCAACTACCTGGTGCCATTTGGTCTGTTAGGTGGAGCGCCGGCTCATGACATTCATCACCAAAAGCCCAGCAGGAACTTTGCACCATTCTTCACGCACTGGGACAGAATTTTGGGCACTGCCACAACACTGGAACAGACTGAAAAAATGAGCAACAGCGAGAAAAAGACAAAGCTGAAATGGAGCAATATGTAA